CTCGGCGGCAACGCCCCCTTCGTCGTCTTCGAGGATGCAGACCTCGACAAGGCCGTCGAGGGCGCGCTGCTGGCGAAGTTCCGCAACATCGGCCAGGCATGCACGGCGGCCAACCGCTTCATCGTGCACGAGTCGATCGCGGATGAGTTCGCGACGCGCGTCGGGGATGCGGTCAAGGCCATGAAGATCGGCCGCGGCACCGAGGAGGGCGTCACGATCGGCCCGCTCGTCGAGGACAAGGCCGTGGCCAATGCGGTGCGGCTGGTCGAGTCGGCCGTCGCCGCCGGCGCCACGCTCGTCACCGGTGGCAAGGCGATCGAGGGCGCCGGCTCGTTCTTCGAGCCGACGGTGCTCGACGGCGTCAACGCGACGATGGCGGTCTCGATCGAGGAGATCTTCGGGCCGGTCGTCGCGATCCAGCGCTTCCGCAGCGAGGAGGAGGCCGTGCGGCTCGCGAACGCGACCGAGTACGGCCTGGTCGGCTATGTCTTCACCGAGGACACCAAGCGCGGGCAGCGCATGATCGAGCTGATCGACACCGGCATGATGGGCCTCAACGTGGGCGTGGTCTCCAACGCGGCCGGCCCCTTCGGCGGCGTGAAGCAGTCGGGCCTGGGCCGCGAGGGCGGCGCCGAGGGCATCCACGAGTACCTCGAGACGAAGTACACGCTGATGCCGAACCCGTTCGCCTAAGCTGCCCCTCCTCGTAGGTCGAGGAGGCCGCGGGCGTAGCCCGCCGCCGTCGCGAGACCGGTCTCGCGACGCGCGCCGGCTGCGCCGCCGCGCTCCTCGACCTACGGTTCGGGTCAGGCCAGGTCGAGGATCAGCTTCCCGCGCACGTGCCCGCCCATGAGCTGCTCGTAGGCTTCGCGGAAGCGCTCGAGCGGAGCGCGCGCCTCGACGGAGACGACGAGCTCACCGGATGCGGCCAGTCGCGCGAGGTCGTCCAGCGCGCCGGTCTGGGCCAGGTCGGAGGCGACGCCGCGTGCGCCGTGCGCGCCCTTCGCCGCGATCGTGATGCAGCGCTCGATCGGCACGCCGACCTCGAGCGCCGCGGCGACGCCATCGGCACCGGCGCAGTCGAAGCACGCATCGATCGGCAGCATCTGCTCGAGCCGTGCTGCCAGCCCCTCGCCGTAGGCGACCGGCTCGGCCCCCAGCGAGCGCAGCAGCTCGAAGTTGCGCTCGCTTGCCGAGCCGATCACGCGGGCGCCCTTGCGCTCGGCCAGCTGCACGGCGAGCTGGCCGACGCCGCCGGCCGCGCCGTTGATGAAGATGGTCTCGCCGCCGCGCTCGATCAGCTGCTCGACGCCGTCCCAGGCGGTGCGGCCCGCGACGACGAGGCTCGCGGCCAGGCCGGCGTCGAGCCCCTCGGGGATGCGCGCGAGCCGCTCCTGAGCAGGGTCGACCACCGTGAGGTCCTGCAGCGCCCGTGTGCGTGCCGAGCCG
The window above is part of the Agrococcus sp. ARC_14 genome. Proteins encoded here:
- a CDS encoding NADP-dependent oxidoreductase codes for the protein MRRVMHDRFGGPEVLELREVEEPHAGPGEVRIRVEAAALNPVDWKIFAGGPAAASRGLQPPLGVGNDIAGTIDEVGEGGAGGWVAGDRVFGSARTRALQDLTVVDPAQERLARIPEGLDAGLAASLVVAGRTAWDGVEQLIERGGETIFINGAAGGVGQLAVQLAERKGARVIGSASERNFELLRSLGAEPVAYGEGLAARLEQMLPIDACFDCAGADGVAAALEVGVPIERCITIAAKGAHGARGVASDLAQTGALDDLARLAASGELVVSVEARAPLERFREAYEQLMGGHVRGKLILDLA